The DNA sequence AACGCTTTGAGCCATAGAAAGCCCAATACCAAAACCAGACTTCTTCTTGTTGTTGTGGGATTCTTCCTCTCGGTAAAAACGCTCGAAAAACTTACTGTAATCAATACCCCTGCCTTCTTTATAGGTATTGGAAATTTGCAGACGGGCCCGTTTTCGAGTGCGGCCGACTTGACTGAGATGAACGCTGACTTGGCCGTCTGGATCACAGTATTTATTAGCGTTATCGACTAGGATAGTTACCAGTTCAAAGACTGATTTTTCTTCGGCCTGAATGTGAATATCTGGAGCAATTTCCATGACAAAGCTCTTACCATCGCGGACAACAGGCCCTTTAAAGTCTTCGGCAGCATCTTGTGTCACTTCTGATAGATTGACATCCGTTAAAACCAAATCGGGCTGTTCTTCCAAACGTGCCAGAGCCACCATGGCATTGATCAGATTGGTCAGGCGGGTTACCTGATCCTTGGTGGAGGTTGACCAATCCGTCTCCCCAGTCATTAATTCTTGGAGCTCTGTATTGGCCTGAATGATGGCTAAAGGGGTCTTCAGTTCATGACCGGCATTAGTGATAAAACGCCTTTGCTTGTCCATATTTCTGACAAAAGGACGGATAATGCGGCCGGAGAAAATCGTAAAAATCACGAGAAAGACAACAAAACTGATGACAGACATGACATAAGTCAGACGACTGAGACGGTTGCTGGACTCATAAAACTCACTGCTGTCTAGGACAACGATGAGTGTTCGATGATTATCTAAAAGGGTTTTCCGATAAGAAAAGGTAATTCCTCTCAGGGTAAATTTTCCATCCGGTTCATCGGAACGCAAAAGTTTCTGCATAATATTATCAATATCGCCATCCTTAACAGAGCGGATATTTTCTATAGAGGCAGAAACCAGCTGGTTATTTTTATTCAAGATGAGACTGAAATAACGATATTTATAAAGGGCATCCGGCGACGTAATACCCAGACGCTCTGACGTTTGGCTATTATAGGCTAATTCCCCCTTATTGGTCGATAAAAGCTGAAGCGCACTGTCAATTTGTCGATTTGTCGTGAGATAATAAGCGGAATTAAGGACACTGGCAAAGAGAAAAAGAGCAGCCAAGAGTGCTGCGGCGGCAATCATAATAATGCGAATCCGTAAGTGCCTAAACATGACGGTCACCTGCTTCTATTAATTCGAAACTCCCGCCTTTCTCACCAACAATTTCCAAATCAGCTTGGATGGACTTGAGCTTTTGGCGCAGGTAGGAAACATAAACGTAAACGTAATCCTCAGTGACTCCGTCCTCATCCTTGCTCCAGACTTGCTGAAAAATTTCTGAGGTAGACAGCATTTTAGCAGGATTGAGCATAAAGAATTCCATCAGTTTGTTTTCTTTACCGGCCAGACGGATGGTATTTTCGGCTGTCATTTCCTGTTCAGCGACATTAAGTGTGACAGAGCCGTATTTTAAAATCTTGGTCGTAAAACTGCCGTCAAGTCTGCGCTCCATTGAGCGCAGACGGGCCAAAAGTTCTTTTAAGGAGATGGGTTTGGTCAGATACTCGTCTGCTCCGGCATCCAAGCCAGTTACTCGGTCATTGATTTCAGACATAGCCGTCAGCATGATGATATGGGTGCGATCCCCCAAGGCACGAATCTCACTTAATGCTTCCAGCCCTGTTTTAATCGGCATCATAATGTCGAGAATGATAACATCATAAGGATTTTCACGGCTTAAATCAACAGCCTCTTGCCCATTTGGGGCGTGATCAACTTGATAACCTTGATGCTCCAAGGCTGCCTGATAAACACGGGCTAGTTGTTCCTCATCTTCTGCCAATAAAATACGTAAAGTCATTTAGTCACCGCCTTCCTCAATTAAATCGCGAATAGTCTGCATACTCAGATCACAAGACGCTAACTCATCCGCACAGCGCTTGAGTTCACGGGTAATCAATTCAGGATTCTTGATATCATGTTTGTACTTCATCTGATGTTCCAGACTGGCCCACGAATCCTGAGCGATAGTGCGGAGCTGGACCTCGGCAAAATATCTGCCTCTGGCATTGCCATCAATATCAGGGAAATCTGTCTCTAACTGCAAGATAAGGTGGTAGGACCGATAGCCGTTGGGCTTGGCCTGGGCGATATAGTCTTTTTCAGATACGACCTCAACCCCGGACATATTCTTAAGGATGTCAACGGTTTTGTAGATATCATCAACGAAGCCGCAGACGACACGAATACCAATACTATCGCGGATTTCCTTGAGGGCTGACCTCGGAGTTGCTGGCAGGTTCTTGCGGCCGCATTTTTCAATCATACTGTCTTCTGATTTGATGCGAGCCAGTAAATGTTCGTAGAGCTTAAAACCAGTTGCTGCCTTTTGCTCTTGGCTAGCTGTCTTGATAGCATCGGTTAATGTTTTCAAAATCTGCGGCAGATAATCTGCATAGTCGCCATAGATACCTGTCATAAAATCTTCCTCTAAAGCAATAATGGGTTTATTATAGCACAATCACGTGTATAATTCCCGACATTCGAGTAGGGTCTGAGACAAAAAAGTCCAGACTCGTTAACATTGTTCTAGATTTATCGGATTAACGCAGTGGTTGGCAGTAAGACTTGTTAGCTATGCCAAGAAGTCTTACCTCTGCACAGTTCATTAGGTGCTTTAGCACCAATTAACCACTGCTGATTGGCTTTTTCTGTAACTGGAGCTTCTTAGTTTTTAAGTGGATCCCTTCAACAGTCCACCGAACTGTTGAAAAACTTGTATTCACATTTTTTGACAGTTAGCCTGATGTGGTAGGGACGCAAGCGACCTCCTAACGGAGTTCCATTGCTCATTTTCAAGCCTAGGGTCTTGAAAATCCCCTCGATGATTGACTTAAATAGGGGCAATCGTTTTTTACCACAGCGGCAACTGTCTGTTTTGAGAGTGGGACAGAAGTCGATTTTTTATATAAATTGACTTCGTTGTCCCACCTCCGCACTCCCTACTGATTGAGTCCCCGACTCTCTCACCGCCGTACGTGCTATTCGACATATAGCGGTTAGACTGATTATGCTTTTAACGCTCA is a window from the Streptococcus criceti HS-6 genome containing:
- a CDS encoding sensor histidine kinase yields the protein MFRHLRIRIIMIAAAALLAALFLFASVLNSAYYLTTNRQIDSALQLLSTNKGELAYNSQTSERLGITSPDALYKYRYFSLILNKNNQLVSASIENIRSVKDGDIDNIMQKLLRSDEPDGKFTLRGITFSYRKTLLDNHRTLIVVLDSSEFYESSNRLSRLTYVMSVISFVVFLVIFTIFSGRIIRPFVRNMDKQRRFITNAGHELKTPLAIIQANTELQELMTGETDWSTSTKDQVTRLTNLINAMVALARLEEQPDLVLTDVNLSEVTQDAAEDFKGPVVRDGKSFVMEIAPDIHIQAEEKSVFELVTILVDNANKYCDPDGQVSVHLSQVGRTRKRARLQISNTYKEGRGIDYSKFFERFYREEESHNNKKKSGFGIGLSMAQSVAKLFRGRIFATYKEDTITFTVVFPKS
- a CDS encoding response regulator transcription factor; translation: MTLRILLAEDEEQLARVYQAALEHQGYQVDHAPNGQEAVDLSRENPYDVIILDIMMPIKTGLEALSEIRALGDRTHIIMLTAMSEINDRVTGLDAGADEYLTKPISLKELLARLRSMERRLDGSFTTKILKYGSVTLNVAEQEMTAENTIRLAGKENKLMEFFMLNPAKMLSTSEIFQQVWSKDEDGVTEDYVYVYVSYLRQKLKSIQADLEIVGEKGGSFELIEAGDRHV
- a CDS encoding GTP pyrophosphokinase; translated protein: MTGIYGDYADYLPQILKTLTDAIKTASQEQKAATGFKLYEHLLARIKSEDSMIEKCGRKNLPATPRSALKEIRDSIGIRVVCGFVDDIYKTVDILKNMSGVEVVSEKDYIAQAKPNGYRSYHLILQLETDFPDIDGNARGRYFAEVQLRTIAQDSWASLEHQMKYKHDIKNPELITRELKRCADELASCDLSMQTIRDLIEEGGD